The following are encoded together in the Mesoplodon densirostris isolate mMesDen1 chromosome 2, mMesDen1 primary haplotype, whole genome shotgun sequence genome:
- the LOC132484494 gene encoding uncharacterized LOC128031836 homolog — MTIVLLCLLQLAAPLCSYSITIHFYLFWLNTP, encoded by the coding sequence ATGACTATAGTGCTGCTCTGCCTTCTACAGCTTGCTGCACCACTCTGTAGTTACTCTATAACTATACATTTCTATCTTTTTTGGTTAAACACTCCCTGA
- the ZBED6 gene encoding zinc finger BED domain-containing protein 6, producing the protein MSVCTLSVPVSSLSPGRRCSTFSGAGILGCVPITSNTDEDVVEGKMVAEGLDKEAKLPAKKKRKKGLRIKGKRRRKKLILAKKFSKDLVSGRPVADAPALLASNAPEQDEESLFESNIEKQIYLPSTRAKTSIVWHFFHVDPQYTWRAICNLCEKSVSRGKPGSHLGTSTLQRHLQARHSPHWTRANKFGVTSGEEDFTLDVPLSPSSAGSSGSFEYIPTDPLDNNGMGKKRDKSVSDALKAERGRFLIKSNIVKHALIPGTRAKTSAVWNFFYTDPQHISRAVCNICKRSVSRGRPGSHLGTSTLQRHLQATHPIHWAVANKDSGAVGNGLDEAETERNDLLSDTLPGEKSTGSQDVIAEDLSDSDSDEPPVLEVENRRSESPIPVAEQDTLMHAQEQETTYCENSTSSQISQAIIQMIVEDMHPYNYFSTPAFQRFMQIVAPDYRLPSETYFFTKAVPQLYDWVRENIFLTLENVQSQKIHLTVDIWTHDPSTDYFIVTVHWVSLQTTPPSSNGRIPNFRKWAVLCVTGLAKDCLITNILQELSDQIGLWLSPNFLIPSFIVSDNSSNVVHAIKDGGFTHVPCFLHCLNSVIQDFFCEHKSIENMLVAARKTCHHFSHSVKARQILQEFQNDHELPWKNLKQDEAGHWISTFYMLKWLLEHCYSVHHSLGRASGVVLTSLQWTLMTYVCDILKPFEEATQKVSVKTTGLNQVLPLIHHLLLSLQKLREDFQVRGITQALNLVDSLSLKLETDTLLSAMLKSKPCILAALLDPCFKNSLDDFFPQGADLETYKQILAEEVCNYMESSSEVCHIATSEASGSSAIVGADSFTSSIREGTSSSGSVDSSAADNVAIGGKSFMFPSAMAVVDEYFKENYSETSGGDDPLIYWQKKVSVWPALTQVAIQYLSCPMCSWQSECIFTANSHFHPKQIVSLDFDNIEQLIFLKMNLKNVNYDYSSLVLSWDPENEVIQSNEKEILS; encoded by the coding sequence ATGAGTGTATGTACCTTAAGTGTACCAGTTTCCTCACTCTCTCCTGGCAGAAGATGTAGCACTTTTAGTGGTGCTGGGATTCTGGGATGTGTTCCTATTACGTCTAATACAGATGAAGATGTGGTAGAAGGAAAGATGGTGGCAGAAGGACTGGATAAAGAGGCAAAATTGcccgcaaaaaagaaaagaaagaagggtttGCGAATTAAGGGGAAAAGGCGACGCAAGAAACTGATCCTTGCGAAAAAGTTTAGTAAGGATTTGGTATCTGGGAGGCCAGTTGCAGATGCCCCTGCTTTGTTGGCTTCCAATGCCCCTGAGCAGGATGAAGAAAGTCTTTTTGAGAGCAATATAGAAAAACAGATCTATTTACCTAGTACTAGAGCCAAGACCTCCATTGTGTGGCACTTCTTTCATGTTGACCCCCAGTACACCTGGCGGGCTATTTGTAACCTCTGTGAAAAAAGTGTTAGCAGGGGTAAACCAGGTAGCCATCTCGGGACATCTACTCTTCAGCGACATCTGCAGGCAAGGCATTCACCTCACTGGACCAGGGCCAACAAATTTGGAGTTACTAGTGGGGAGGAGGATTTTACTTTGGATGTACCTTTATCTCCCTCTTCCGCTGGAAGCAGTGGAAGCTTTGAATACATCCCTACTGATCCATTGGATAATAATGGAATGGGAAAGAAACGTGATAAATCAGTATCTGATGCCCTGAAGGCAGAAAGAGGGAGATTTCTCATCAAAAGTAACATTGTCAAGCATGCCTTAATTCCTGGAACAAGAGCCAAGACATCTGCAGTTTGGAATTTTTTCTATACCGATCCTCAGCACATCTCAAGAGCTGTCtgtaatatatgtaaaagaagCGTGAGCCGGGGTAGGCCGGGTTCTCACTTAGGAACTTCAACACTTCAACGACACCTGCAGGCCACACATCCCATCCATTGGGCAGTTGCCAACAAAGACAGTGGTGCAGTTGGAAATGGATTAGATGAAGCTGAGACTGAGAGAAATGATCTCTTGAGTGATACTTTGCCTGGAGAGAAGTCTACAGGCAGCCAGGATGTAATAGCTGAGGACCTTAGTGACTCTGATTCAGATGAACCTCCTGTATTAGAGGTTGAAAATAGAAGATCTGAGAGTCCTATTCCTGTTGCAGAGCAAGACACTCTAATGCATGCACAGGAACAAGAAACAACATATTGTGAAAATTCAACCTCAAGTCAAATAAGTCAGGCAATTATTCAAATGATTGTGGAAGATATGCATCCTTACAACTATTTCTCAACTCCAGCCTTTCAGAGGTTCATGCAGATTGTGGCCCCTGACTATAGGTTACCATCTGAAACTTACTTTTTCACTAAGGCTGTGCCTCAATTATATGATTGGGtcagagaaaacattttcttaactTTGGAGAATGTTCAAAGCCAAAAGATCCACCTGACTGTGGACATATGGACCCATGACCCATCCACTGACTATTTCATTGTGACTGTACACTGGGTCTCTTTGCAAACTACACCACCTTCCAGTAATGGCAGGATCCCCAATTTTAGAAAGTGGGCAGTTCTCTGTGTAACAGGTTTGGCCAAAGACTGTTTGATAACCAACATTTTACAAGAATTAAGTGACCAGATTGGTCTGTGGCTTTCTCCTAATTTCCTCATCCCTAGCTTCATCGTTTCTGACAATTCTTCTAATGTAGTACATGCAATCAAAGATGGTGGTTTTACCCACGTGCCATGCTTCCTGCATTGTTTAAATTCAGTCATTCAGGACTTTTTCTGTGAGCACAAAAGCATTGAGAACATGTTAGTGGCTGCTAGGAAAACCTGTCATCATTTTAGTCATTCAGTCAAGGCCCGTCAGATACTACAAGAGTTCCAAAATGATCACGAACTTCCATGGAAAAATTTGAAGCAGGATGAAGCTGGCCATTGGATTTCTACCTTTTATATGTTAaaatggctcttggagcattgttactCAGTTCACCATAGTCTTGGTAGAGCCAGTGGAGTTGTGCTCACCTCCCTTCAGTGGACTCTAATGACATATGTTTGTGATATTCTTAAACCATTTGAGGAGGCCACCCAGAAAGTGAGTGTGAAGACCACAGGATTGAATCAGGTGCTACCCCTAATCCATCATCTACTCCTTTCCCTGCAGAAACTCAGAGAAGATTTTCAAGTTAGAGGTATTACTCAGGCCCTCAATCTGGTAGACAGTTTATCTCTGAAACTTGAAACTGATACCCTATTAAGTGCCATGCTCAAATCCAAGCCCTGTATCTTGGCTGCTTTGTTAGACCCTTGCTTTAAAAACAGTTTGGACGACTTCTTCCCTCAAGGTGCTGATTTGGAAACTTACAAGCAGATCCTTGCAGAAGAAGTTTGTAACTATATGGAATCTTCATCAGAGGTCTGCCATATTGCAACTTCAGAAGCTTCTGGTTCCTCAGCCATAGTAGGAGCTGATTCATTTACCTCATCTATAAGAGAAGGCACCTCCAGTTCAGGGTCTGTTGATAGTTCAGCTGCAGATAATGTTGCCATTGGAGGCAAAAGCTTCATGTTTCCTTCTGCTATGGCAGTAGTGGATGAATACTTCAAAGAGAACTATTCAGAGACCTCAGGAGGTGATGACCCTTTGATTTACTGGCAGAAGAAGGTGAGCGTATGGCCAGCTTTGACCCAAGTTGCCATTCAGTATCTGAGCTGCCCCATGTGTAGCTGGCAATCTGAATGTATCTTTACTGCAAATAGCCACTTTCATCCAAAGCAGATCGTGAGCCTGGACTTTGACAATATAGAACAGCTGATATTTCTGAAAATGAACTTGAAAAATGTTAACTATGATTATTCTTCATTGGTTCTGAGCTGGGATCCTGAGAATGAAGTTATtcaaagcaatgaaaaagaaatattatcttaa